The genomic region CCAGGATGCGGACGCCCCCCGCCTTGCGATGCACCGCACCCGGCGCCGCGCACTGATCCACCACGGCCCAGGACGCGAAAACCGGTGGCCGGCACCCCGTACACGGGATGCCGGCCGCCGGCGTGCGCTCAAGGCTGTCGTGGCGGGTCCGTCGGGCCGCCGCCCACGGACCCGCCCCGGCTCAGGAGATCAGTTCGATCTCGGAGAGGGTCGACGTGCCGTCGAGCACCAGGCGGTAGTGCTGGTAGTCGCCCGGTCGGGCCACCGAGAACACCCGGGTCTGCTGGGTGTAGGCGAAGGTCTGGCCGGACCGCTTGTCGAGGTCCTTCCAGGTCTTGCCGTCCGAGGAGCCCTGGAGCACCCAGCCCGCGGGGGCGGCGCCGGCCTTCGCCGACGTCAGGGTGTACTGCGCGGCCTTCGTCGCACCGGTGACCGGCAGCTCGACCGTGGCGGCCTCGGCCGACGTGGCGGAGGTGTCGTCGAACAGCGCGCCGTCACCCTTCAGTACGTCCTGCTTCGGCGCGGGCACCTTGTCGTCCTTGGTGAGGGAGACCGGCGCGGCGTTCTTGCCGGTGCCCCACGAGGAGGGCTTGGAGCCCATGTCGAAGTCGAGCACGCCACCCTTGGAGAGGAGATCGCTCGGCAGGGTCGTGGAGGTCCACTTCTTGCCGTTGACCTTCAGGCCCTGGATGTAGATGTTCTTCGAGCTGTTCTTCGGGGCCTTCACCGTGAGGGTGCGGCCGTTCTCCAGGTGCACGGTCGCCTTCTTGAAGAGCGGCGAACCGATGGCGTACTCACCGCT from Streptomyces sp. NBC_00102 harbors:
- a CDS encoding glycoside hydrolase domain-containing protein, producing SGEYAIGSPLFKKATVHLENGRTLTVKAPKNSSKNIYIQGLKVNGKKWTSTTLPSDLLSKGGVLDFDMGSKPSSWGTGKNAAPVSLTKDDKVPAPKQDVLKGDGALFDDTSATSAEAATVELPVTGATKAAQYTLTSAKAGAAPAGWVLQGSSDGKTWKDLDKRSGQTFAYTQQTRVFSVARPGDYQHYRLVLDGTSTLSEIELIS